A single Clostridiales bacterium DNA region contains:
- the alr gene encoding alanine racemase, with protein MFRDYRPLWVEIDLDNLKYNIDEIKTTIGKNTEYISVVKANGYGHGAVETAKICRECGINWFAVAMLDEAMELRNAGFDSNILILGYTPSSLAHAVVENGISQTCFSYELAEKLSEAARDTGKTAKIHIAVDTGMGRIGFLPDERSAKIIKEISSLPNLKIEGIFTHFASADERDKEYTYTQFKRFTKFLDILKSLKVDYGMRHAGNSACLMDLPDFDLDAVRPGIIQYGMYPSDEVMKGRIKLKPVMSVKANIVHVKEVEAGTSISYGRKFKAQRRCKIATIPIGYADGYTRVLFNKAQVIVNGKLAPVVGNICMDQCMVDVTDAGDVNIGDEAVIMGKQGDINISAEDIASQIGTINYEVVCMFSKRVPRVYIRDGKAIKVKSYVSLEPSK; from the coding sequence ATGTTCAGGGATTACAGACCACTTTGGGTTGAAATTGATCTTGATAATTTAAAATATAATATCGATGAGATCAAAACGACGATAGGTAAAAATACGGAGTATATATCTGTAGTAAAGGCAAACGGATATGGACATGGGGCTGTGGAAACTGCAAAAATATGCAGGGAGTGCGGCATCAACTGGTTTGCAGTCGCCATGCTTGATGAGGCGATGGAGCTTAGAAATGCTGGTTTTGATTCAAATATACTGATACTTGGCTACACCCCTTCCTCATTGGCGCATGCGGTTGTCGAAAATGGCATAAGCCAGACGTGTTTTTCATATGAATTGGCGGAGAAGTTATCCGAGGCGGCAAGAGATACAGGAAAGACAGCAAAAATCCATATTGCTGTCGATACCGGTATGGGAAGGATAGGTTTTTTGCCTGATGAAAGAAGCGCAAAGATAATAAAAGAGATAAGCAGCCTGCCGAATTTAAAAATAGAAGGGATATTTACGCATTTTGCTTCGGCGGACGAAAGGGATAAGGAATATACATATACCCAATTCAAAAGATTTACCAAGTTTTTGGACATTTTAAAATCGCTTAAAGTAGACTATGGCATGAGGCATGCCGGAAATAGCGCCTGCTTAATGGACCTACCCGATTTTGATCTCGATGCGGTAAGGCCCGGGATAATACAGTATGGAATGTATCCGTCGGATGAAGTTATGAAAGGCAGAATAAAATTAAAGCCTGTTATGTCTGTAAAAGCAAATATTGTACATGTCAAGGAAGTTGAAGCGGGAACATCCATAAGCTATGGTAGGAAATTCAAAGCACAGAGAAGATGTAAAATAGCTACGATTCCCATAGGGTATGCCGACGGCTATACCAGGGTCCTTTTCAATAAGGCGCAGGTTATTGTAAACGGCAAGCTTGCTCCTGTAGTGGGAAATATATGCATGGATCAGTGCATGGTAGACGTTACGGATGCCGGAGATGTGAATATAGGTGATGAGGCTGTCATAATGGGAAAACAAGGGGATATAAATATATCTGCAGAGGATATTGCCTCGCAAATAGGTACGATCAATTATGAAGTTGTCTGCATGTTTAGCAAGAGGGTTCCACGGGTATACATAAGGGATGGGAAAGCAATAAAAGTTAAAAGTTATGTATCTTTAGAGCCTTCTAAATAA
- a CDS encoding type II toxin-antitoxin system PemK/MazF family toxin: protein MTMAVKRGDIFYADLSPVIGSEQGGVRPVLIVQNDIGNKYSPTVIIAAITSQINKAKLPTHIEISSAEYGLNKDSVILLEQVRTIDKRRLKEKIGHISDELMVKVDSGLGISLGLKEI from the coding sequence ATGACGATGGCGGTAAAAAGAGGAGATATATTCTATGCTGACTTGAGTCCGGTCATCGGATCTGAACAGGGGGGCGTAAGGCCGGTGCTTATCGTCCAAAATGATATAGGCAATAAATATAGCCCGACGGTTATAATAGCGGCGATCACATCACAGATTAATAAGGCAAAGTTGCCCACCCATATTGAAATTAGTTCTGCTGAATACGGACTAAACAAGGATTCAGTCATACTGTTAGAGCAAGTCAGGACAATAGATAAAAGACGGTTGAAAGAAAAAATAGGGCACATAAGCGATGAATTGATGGTTAAAGTGGATTCTGGATTAGGCATAAGCCTTGGTTTAAAAGAAATATAA
- the cfr gene encoding 23S rRNA (adenine(2503)-C(8))-methyltransferase Cfr has protein sequence MIHSKYDVMKRYISEMNFPDYRYEQLITMIFAQRIPDFNVMYMLPERLRANLAETFGSSVCGLVPVAHKASGQADKVLFQLKDGNCVETVNLHYKKGWESFCISSQCGCGFGCKFCATGAIGHKRNMTADEITDQILYFYLAGHKINSVSFMGMGEPFANPHLFDALKILTNPSLFGLSQRRITISTIGMIPGIKRLTRDFPQVNLAFSLHSPFEKQRSELMPINRFYPLHKVMDVLDAHVANTKRRLFLAYIMLGGVNDSAEHAKALAHLILSRGALSYLYHVDLIPYNATDKTARKFTTSNNEAIKNFSDILHSYRISVAARMQFGSDIGAGCGQLYADEKD, from the coding sequence ATGATTCATTCAAAATATGATGTTATGAAGCGATATATATCGGAAATGAATTTTCCGGATTATCGCTATGAGCAATTGATAACAATGATTTTTGCACAGCGTATTCCTGATTTTAATGTTATGTACATGCTGCCGGAAAGACTAAGAGCAAATTTGGCAGAAACTTTTGGATCCTCTGTCTGCGGCCTTGTCCCAGTTGCACACAAGGCATCGGGCCAGGCGGACAAAGTGCTGTTTCAATTAAAGGATGGGAACTGCGTCGAAACGGTAAACCTGCATTACAAAAAAGGGTGGGAATCTTTTTGCATCTCATCCCAATGCGGCTGTGGGTTTGGCTGCAAGTTTTGTGCAACCGGAGCTATCGGACACAAACGGAATATGACCGCCGACGAAATAACAGATCAAATTCTGTATTTTTATCTCGCAGGGCATAAAATCAATAGTGTTTCTTTTATGGGAATGGGTGAGCCGTTTGCTAATCCCCATTTATTTGACGCATTAAAAATCTTGACAAACCCATCGTTGTTCGGATTAAGCCAGCGACGCATTACCATATCGACGATTGGAATGATACCTGGGATCAAACGGCTGACCCGCGATTTTCCGCAGGTAAATTTAGCATTTTCGCTGCACTCGCCTTTTGAAAAACAACGTTCGGAGTTGATGCCTATCAATCGATTTTACCCGCTCCATAAAGTAATGGATGTGTTGGATGCGCATGTCGCCAATACCAAAAGGCGATTGTTTTTGGCTTATATTATGCTGGGTGGAGTAAATGACTCGGCGGAGCATGCGAAAGCGTTAGCGCACCTTATTTTGAGCCGGGGAGCGCTGTCCTATTTATATCATGTTGATCTTATCCCATATAACGCGACAGATAAGACGGCGCGAAAGTTTACCACTTCAAATAACGAAGCCATTAAAAACTTCAGTGACATTTTGCATTCCTACCGTATCAGCGTGGCTGCCAGAATGCAATTCGGTTCTGACATCGGCGCCGGGTGCGGACAGCTTTATGCTGACGAAAAGGATTGA
- a CDS encoding Lsa family ABC-F type ribosomal protection protein: MSLINISNLTFSYEGSFHNIFENVSFQIDTDWKLGFTGRNGRGKTTFLKLLMGKYEYRGTISSNVSFEYFPYNVPDADSFVIDVIHEISPNAQDWEIARELSLLNVSDDLLYRSYSTLSKGEQTKALLAALFLKENSFLLIDEPTNHLDTLGRKTLSDYLKRKHGFILVSHDRVFLDNCIDHILVINKTNIEIQKGNFSSWWKNKEMQDSFELAENEKHKKEISRLTAAAQKISGWSDRVEKSKNGSTNSGSKLDKGYVGHKAAKMMKRSKSIENRQQDLVHEKSKLLKNLETAENLKLSSLPYHTSRLLELSDVSIVYGSHPVCSNISFTIEQGDRVALQGKNGSGKSSILKLICGENIPYQGSLRKSERLKISYVPQSTAGLNGPLSEYIERNLLDESLFKAILRKFDFPREQFEKRLDEFSEGQKKKVLLAKSLCEQAHLYIWDEPLNYVDVLSRMQIENLLLEYKPTILFVEHDSAFCENIATKTIEL; this comes from the coding sequence ATGTCACTTATAAATATTTCGAATTTAACCTTTTCCTATGAAGGAAGTTTTCACAACATTTTTGAAAACGTAAGTTTTCAGATTGATACAGATTGGAAGCTTGGATTTACCGGGCGAAACGGCCGGGGAAAAACCACGTTTTTAAAGCTTCTTATGGGAAAATATGAATACCGCGGCACCATTTCAAGCAATGTTTCGTTTGAGTATTTTCCCTATAATGTGCCGGACGCTGACTCTTTTGTCATCGATGTTATTCATGAAATCAGCCCAAATGCGCAGGACTGGGAAATTGCGCGTGAACTGTCCCTGTTAAATGTGTCTGATGATCTTCTTTATCGTTCCTATTCCACCCTTTCGAAAGGCGAGCAGACAAAAGCCCTGCTTGCCGCTTTGTTTCTGAAAGAGAACAGTTTTTTGCTGATTGATGAGCCAACGAACCATCTTGACACTTTGGGCAGAAAAACCTTGAGCGATTATCTGAAGCGAAAACATGGATTTATTCTGGTTTCCCATGACCGGGTATTTCTTGACAACTGCATAGACCACATTCTTGTAATCAATAAAACAAACATCGAGATCCAGAAAGGAAACTTCTCCTCATGGTGGAAAAATAAAGAAATGCAGGACAGCTTCGAACTGGCGGAAAACGAGAAACACAAAAAAGAAATCAGCCGTTTAACAGCAGCCGCACAAAAGATTTCCGGCTGGTCTGACCGGGTTGAAAAAAGCAAAAACGGCTCAACCAATTCGGGAAGCAAGCTGGACAAAGGCTATGTCGGTCATAAAGCGGCGAAAATGATGAAGCGCTCTAAAAGCATCGAAAACCGTCAGCAGGATTTGGTTCATGAGAAATCCAAGCTTCTCAAAAACTTGGAAACCGCTGAAAACCTGAAGCTTTCTTCGCTTCCATACCACACCAGCCGGTTGCTTGAACTTTCCGATGTTTCTATTGTCTATGGCAGCCACCCCGTCTGCTCAAATATCAGCTTCACCATAGAGCAGGGAGACCGGGTCGCCTTGCAAGGGAAAAACGGTTCCGGGAAATCCAGCATTCTGAAGCTGATATGCGGTGAAAATATTCCCTATCAAGGCAGTCTAAGAAAAAGCGAGCGATTGAAAATTTCCTACGTTCCCCAAAGCACGGCAGGGCTGAACGGACCGCTAAGCGAATATATCGAGCGTAATCTTCTTGACGAAAGCCTTTTCAAAGCCATCCTGCGGAAATTCGATTTTCCTCGGGAGCAGTTTGAAAAGAGACTGGACGAATTCAGCGAAGGACAGAAAAAGAAGGTTCTGCTTGCCAAAAGCCTGTGTGAGCAGGCACATCTGTATATCTGGGATGAACCGCTCAACTACGTTGACGTCCTTTCCCGCATGCAGATAGAGAACCTGCTGCTCGAATACAAGCCAACCATTCTGTTCGTGGAGCACGACAGCGCCTTCTGTGAAAACATCGCGACAAAAACCATTGAGTTATAG
- a CDS encoding outer-membrane lipoprotein carrier protein LolA, giving the protein MKKLIIIFISVVLAASFLCSCKKSKDDDLSRVYKMIADMNTYSVNAEIIVKGNRTTENYNVKQYFKYPDRYRIEVLSPAERKGKVTAYDGQYLWIYEPWIKQMHVIEKYKETEESGMFPGYFAGNLFTSEQADYEYKKFANIDCIAIKVKVPGGNAYRKWQILYISRKDMIPLKMEILDSKGNIAVTVYYKNFVYNDKIDDNIFSRDSVGKA; this is encoded by the coding sequence TTGAAAAAACTGATTATTATTTTTATATCGGTTGTGCTTGCTGCGTCGTTCCTATGCTCTTGCAAGAAATCAAAAGATGATGATCTTTCAAGGGTTTATAAGATGATTGCCGACATGAATACGTATTCTGTAAATGCTGAAATAATTGTAAAGGGCAACAGAACAACGGAAAATTATAATGTGAAGCAATATTTCAAGTATCCCGACAGATACAGAATAGAAGTATTGAGTCCTGCAGAGAGGAAGGGCAAGGTAACTGCTTATGACGGGCAGTACCTCTGGATTTACGAGCCTTGGATAAAGCAGATGCATGTAATCGAAAAATATAAAGAGACAGAAGAGAGCGGAATGTTTCCAGGGTATTTTGCAGGAAATTTATTCACATCCGAACAGGCTGATTATGAATATAAGAAATTTGCAAATATCGACTGCATAGCTATAAAGGTAAAAGTACCCGGAGGGAATGCCTACAGGAAATGGCAGATACTATATATAAGCAGAAAAGATATGATACCGTTAAAAATGGAAATACTGGATTCTAAAGGCAATATTGCAGTTACGGTTTATTACAAAAATTTTGTATATAATGATAAAATAGATGATAATATATTCAGCAGGGACAGCGTTGGAAAAGCTTAA
- the thiT gene encoding energy-coupled thiamine transporter ThiT — MEVILLKGFSFIKNISEIFSHPVSLIALIGVIILIFVLLHTRKVKLDTKTIAYIGVALALSTILSLIKLYQFPQGGSVTLGAMVPILLMAFLYGPEVGFLTGFLYGIITLIIEPYILHPVQVLFDYPLPFMALGIAGYFKDKKLLGTIIAIFLRFVCHVISGVVFFAQYAPKGMSPLIYSIGYNGSYLGIDAIICIAIISVLPLKRIYYIINKKS; from the coding sequence ATGGAGGTTATATTATTGAAAGGGTTTTCATTTATAAAAAACATCAGTGAAATTTTTAGCCATCCTGTATCATTGATAGCACTTATAGGAGTAATAATATTGATATTCGTTCTCCTGCATACCAGAAAGGTAAAGCTGGACACAAAGACTATTGCATATATAGGAGTGGCATTGGCATTATCTACAATACTAAGCCTGATAAAGTTATATCAATTTCCGCAAGGGGGAAGCGTAACGCTTGGAGCAATGGTGCCGATACTTCTTATGGCATTTTTGTATGGCCCTGAGGTTGGTTTTCTTACGGGATTTTTATATGGAATCATAACTCTGATTATCGAGCCATATATACTCCATCCTGTACAGGTGCTTTTTGACTATCCCCTTCCGTTCATGGCTTTAGGAATCGCAGGCTATTTTAAGGATAAAAAGTTGCTGGGAACAATCATTGCGATATTCTTAAGATTTGTATGCCATGTAATATCCGGTGTCGTGTTTTTTGCCCAGTATGCACCAAAAGGAATGTCGCCTCTTATATACTCTATCGGGTATAATGGTTCATACTTAGGCATCGATGCGATAATATGCATAGCGATCATATCCGTGCTGCCTCTTAAACGCATTTATTATATAATAAATAAAAAGAGTTGA
- the rlmD gene encoding 23S rRNA (uracil(1939)-C(5))-methyltransferase RlmD encodes MSGIPVEKNKDYEIDIDNLGYEGEGVGQFNNFKIFVPGALIGERVEIKIVKVSKNFAFGKLIRVIKASADRIEPLCSLKRCGGCQLLHLAYDAQLRYKKHRVQECIERIGRLDPSLVHDTIGMKNPYRYRNKAQFPVEMKNGNIVIGFFAPRSHEVIDTPSCLIQDDMSNQVIKVVKDWAQHNSISVYDERDRIGILRHVMVRKAFKTGEMMVVIVTNGCEMPFKDELIERLRTKIPAVKSIIQNINREATNVVLGRDNKTLFGSDRIVDYIGNLKFQISPLSFFQVNPYQTEALYNKVIEYADLRGNETVIDAYCGTGTISLFVAQKAKKVYGVEVVEAAIADAKKNAAENGICNAQFIAGKSETVIPELYKQGMKADVIIVDPPRKGCELGLLTTIASMKPEKLIYVSCDPGTLARDLRYLSQNGFEVRDIQPFDMFAQTAHVETVVLMSRVEK; translated from the coding sequence ATGTCCGGTATTCCTGTCGAAAAAAATAAAGATTATGAAATAGATATCGACAACTTAGGTTATGAGGGAGAAGGAGTTGGACAGTTTAATAATTTTAAAATATTTGTACCCGGAGCCTTAATAGGTGAAAGAGTGGAAATAAAAATTGTCAAAGTAAGCAAGAACTTTGCATTCGGTAAGCTTATAAGGGTTATTAAAGCATCGGCAGACAGGATTGAACCTTTATGCTCATTGAAAAGGTGCGGCGGGTGCCAGCTTTTACATCTTGCATATGATGCACAGTTAAGGTATAAGAAGCACAGGGTGCAGGAATGCATTGAGAGAATAGGAAGACTTGACCCATCGCTGGTGCATGACACTATCGGAATGAAAAACCCGTATAGATATCGAAATAAAGCCCAGTTTCCTGTGGAAATGAAAAATGGGAATATTGTTATAGGTTTTTTTGCCCCACGGTCCCATGAAGTCATCGATACGCCGTCATGCCTTATACAGGATGATATGAGCAATCAGGTCATAAAAGTGGTTAAAGACTGGGCACAGCATAACAGCATATCCGTATATGATGAAAGGGATAGAATCGGAATCTTAAGACATGTCATGGTAAGAAAAGCATTTAAAACTGGAGAAATGATGGTCGTCATAGTTACTAACGGCTGCGAAATGCCGTTTAAGGACGAACTTATTGAAAGACTGCGTACTAAAATTCCTGCCGTTAAAAGCATTATACAAAATATAAACAGAGAAGCTACAAATGTCGTTCTAGGCAGGGATAACAAGACTCTGTTCGGAAGCGACAGGATAGTCGACTATATCGGCAATTTAAAATTCCAAATATCTCCTTTATCTTTTTTCCAGGTTAATCCCTATCAGACAGAGGCGCTCTATAATAAAGTAATCGAATATGCTGATCTTAGAGGGAATGAGACAGTTATAGATGCATACTGCGGTACGGGAACAATATCCCTATTTGTCGCCCAAAAAGCTAAAAAGGTATATGGAGTGGAAGTGGTTGAGGCGGCTATAGCTGATGCAAAAAAAAATGCTGCGGAAAACGGCATATGCAATGCGCAGTTTATAGCGGGAAAATCCGAAACTGTCATACCGGAGCTATATAAACAAGGAATGAAGGCGGATGTAATCATCGTCGATCCCCCAAGGAAAGGCTGCGAATTGGGACTGCTAACTACGATTGCGTCTATGAAACCCGAAAAACTCATCTACGTATCCTGTGATCCGGGTACCCTTGCAAGGGATTTGAGGTATCTAAGCCAGAATGGCTTTGAAGTTAGGGACATCCAGCCATTTGACATGTTCGCTCAGACAGCACACGTTGAGACGGTAGTATTGATGTCACGGGTTGAGAAGTAA
- a CDS encoding recombinase, protein MSHIPYGYRIENGRAVIDEDAAGRVRTLFDAYLSGDSMHAAAGKAGIKSFHAGIGRMLTNARYLGDGFYPAIIDAETFASAEAERARRVEKLGRIQKPKEPEKAVFPTFFRMREGTEKFDDPFEQAEYTYSLIETEVRTDGSQ, encoded by the coding sequence ATGAGCCATATTCCCTACGGCTACCGGATTGAAAACGGGCGGGCCGTGATTGACGAAGATGCCGCCGGCCGGGTGCGGACGCTGTTTGACGCCTATCTGTCCGGTGATTCCATGCATGCCGCCGCAGGCAAAGCAGGAATTAAAAGTTTCCACGCCGGAATCGGCAGAATGCTCACAAACGCCCGCTACCTTGGCGACGGGTTTTATCCAGCCATCATTGACGCGGAAACTTTCGCGTCCGCAGAAGCGGAGCGCGCCCGGCGGGTGGAAAAGCTGGGTCGTATTCAGAAACCAAAAGAACCGGAAAAAGCGGTCTTTCCCACATTTTTTCGCATGCGCGAGGGAACGGAGAAATTCGACGACCCGTTTGAGCAGGCGGAATACACCTACAGCCTGATAGAAACGGAGGTAAGAACAGATGGAAGTCAGTAA
- a CDS encoding recombinase family protein, with the protein MEVSKNITVIPARKHRRAEPGEEKPRLRVAAYCRVSTDTEEQATSYETQIDHYTAYINGHPDWTLAGVFADDGISGTNTKKRDEFNRMIDACMAGSIDMIVTKSISRFARNTLDCLKYIRQLKEKNIPVYFEKENINTMDSKGEVLLTIMASLAQQESQSLSQNVKLGLQYRYQQGQIQVNCTRFLGYTKDENKHLVVVPEEAKIVRRIYREYLEGASMLKIVRSLEADGILNGAGNAHWHTSNISQILRNEKYIGDALLQKTYTTDFLTKTRVKNQGIVPQYYVENSHESIIPHEIFMQAQEELVRRRVVHKSPNGKKRVFSSCHCLSNIVCCGGCGEFYRRIHWYNRGKKSIVWRCISRLENTGLYCDARTVPESRLEQVLVKAINRTLCDKDDFLDVLKKNIETVLSHGNDQALADIDRRLKDLQAELLKLAASNADYEKVGNEIYHLRDEKQKALMESANRDEVKKRIADMGAFLREQSTEITEYDESLVRRLIEKVTVYSGKQVAADKFTVEFKSGVTVDVEE; encoded by the coding sequence ATGGAAGTCAGTAAAAACATCACGGTCATCCCGGCGAGAAAGCACAGGCGCGCCGAACCTGGCGAGGAGAAGCCGAGGCTGCGGGTTGCCGCTTACTGCCGGGTTTCCACCGATACGGAGGAGCAGGCCACCAGCTATGAAACGCAGATTGACCATTACACCGCCTACATTAACGGCCACCCGGACTGGACGCTGGCGGGCGTTTTCGCGGACGACGGAATCAGCGGCACCAATACCAAGAAGCGCGACGAGTTTAACCGCATGATTGATGCGTGCATGGCGGGCAGCATCGACATGATTGTCACCAAATCCATCAGCCGGTTTGCCCGCAACACGCTGGACTGCCTGAAATACATCCGTCAGCTGAAGGAAAAAAATATTCCCGTATATTTCGAGAAGGAAAATATTAACACGATGGATTCCAAGGGCGAAGTGCTCTTAACGATTATGGCGTCCCTCGCTCAGCAGGAAAGCCAAAGCCTTTCTCAGAACGTGAAGCTGGGCCTGCAGTACCGCTACCAGCAGGGACAAATTCAGGTCAACTGCACCCGCTTCCTTGGCTATACCAAGGACGAAAACAAGCATCTGGTGGTCGTTCCGGAGGAGGCGAAAATCGTTCGGCGCATTTACCGCGAATACCTCGAAGGCGCCAGCATGCTCAAAATCGTCCGCAGTCTGGAAGCGGACGGAATCTTAAACGGCGCGGGCAATGCGCATTGGCACACCAGCAACATCAGCCAGATTCTGCGAAACGAGAAGTACATCGGCGACGCCCTTCTGCAGAAAACCTACACCACGGATTTCCTCACGAAAACACGAGTCAAAAACCAAGGCATCGTCCCGCAATATTACGTGGAAAACAGCCACGAATCCATTATTCCGCATGAGATTTTCATGCAGGCACAGGAGGAGCTGGTGCGCCGACGGGTGGTTCATAAAAGCCCGAACGGGAAAAAGCGGGTGTTCAGCAGCTGTCACTGCCTGTCGAACATCGTCTGCTGCGGCGGCTGCGGGGAGTTTTACCGCAGAATTCACTGGTACAACCGGGGCAAGAAGTCGATTGTCTGGCGGTGCATCAGCCGGCTGGAGAACACCGGCCTGTACTGCGACGCCCGCACCGTGCCGGAGAGCCGGCTTGAGCAGGTACTGGTCAAAGCCATCAACCGAACGCTCTGCGACAAGGACGATTTCCTCGACGTTTTGAAGAAAAACATTGAAACCGTCCTCAGCCACGGGAACGACCAGGCGCTCGCCGACATCGACCGGCGTCTGAAGGACCTGCAGGCGGAACTTTTGAAGCTGGCTGCGTCCAACGCGGATTATGAGAAGGTGGGCAACGAGATTTACCACCTGCGCGACGAAAAGCAGAAGGCCCTGATGGAAAGCGCCAACCGCGACGAAGTCAAAAAACGTATCGCCGACATGGGCGCTTTCCTGCGGGAACAATCCACAGAAATTACGGAATACGATGAGTCCCTTGTCCGCCGGCTTATTGAAAAAGTCACCGTCTACAGCGGCAAGCAAGTTGCCGCGGATAAATTCACCGTGGAGTTCAAGTCCGGCGTGACGGTGGATGTGGAGGAATAA
- a CDS encoding CopG family transcriptional regulator: MAESKKIEVNLPESILRECDEILNKDNKNISEFIKDAVIVYIEERKRYRIRETMKNGYIEMSKVNQEIAEFGFAMDLSDLCEYEARLAECDIIDDDGGKKRRYILC; the protein is encoded by the coding sequence ATGGCTGAATCAAAAAAAATTGAAGTGAACCTCCCGGAAAGCATATTAAGAGAATGCGATGAAATTTTGAATAAAGATAATAAAAATATAAGTGAATTTATTAAGGATGCTGTAATAGTATATATTGAGGAGAGGAAAAGATACAGAATAAGAGAAACAATGAAGAATGGGTACATTGAAATGTCAAAGGTCAATCAGGAGATTGCAGAATTTGGCTTTGCCATGGATCTAAGTGATCTGTGTGAATATGAAGCAAGGCTCGCGGAGTGTGATATTATAGATGACGATGGCGGTAAAAAGAGGAGATATATTCTATGCTGA
- a CDS encoding recombinase family protein, translated as MKKVTKIDSRAVNPIGENEKPKLRVAAYCRVSTDSDEQKESLETQIRHYESYIKANPAWTFAGVYSDEGITGTKKEKRPELLRMIADCEEGRIDYIVTKSISRFARNTADCLELVRKLQKRGIFICFEKENLDTGTMESEFMLSILSGLAAEESASISQNNKWSIQRRFQNGTYKITCPPYGYDAVDGMLVINEREAKVVRFIFSEMLTGKGMPKIAEELNRQRIPAKMGGLWKAASIRGMVVNEKYIGDAVFQKTYTDSNFNHRRNDGEKEKYLLRGHHEPIVSREDFEAVQAVIAQHRREKGIHPKQTKYLNRYPFSGKIVCGHCGGTFKRRTHAYGRHKIAWCCGTHIQDIKKCPVKYIPQSALECAFVTMMNKLIFANQAVLKPLLFSLRGVNADDGMERIGKLEKSLEENRRQQEMLVSLLSKGYLEPAVYKKSNNELLREAERIQHQKDSISRLLNCDSQYLTEVSELLQYCTKAKMLREFDGELFSRFVERIHVYEREKIGFEMKCGVTLKERLVI; from the coding sequence GTGAAAAAGGTCACGAAAATAGATTCCCGCGCTGTCAACCCGATTGGGGAAAATGAAAAGCCGAAACTGCGTGTCGCGGCCTACTGCCGGGTTTCCACCGACAGCGACGAGCAGAAGGAAAGCCTGGAAACGCAGATTCGGCACTATGAGTCATACATCAAGGCCAATCCCGCGTGGACGTTTGCCGGCGTGTATTCCGACGAAGGCATCACCGGCACCAAGAAGGAAAAGCGTCCGGAACTGCTCCGGATGATCGCCGACTGCGAGGAAGGGCGGATTGATTATATTGTCACCAAGTCCATCAGCCGGTTTGCGAGAAACACCGCCGACTGTCTGGAACTGGTGCGCAAGCTGCAGAAACGCGGCATTTTTATCTGTTTTGAGAAGGAAAATTTGGACACCGGCACCATGGAAAGCGAATTCATGCTGTCCATCCTGAGCGGCCTTGCCGCGGAGGAGTCGGCCTCCATCTCTCAGAACAATAAATGGTCGATTCAGCGCCGGTTCCAAAACGGCACCTATAAAATCACCTGCCCGCCCTACGGCTACGATGCCGTCGACGGAATGCTGGTCATAAACGAACGGGAGGCGAAAGTCGTTCGCTTTATCTTTTCGGAAATGCTGACCGGAAAGGGAATGCCCAAAATAGCCGAAGAACTGAACCGACAGCGCATTCCCGCCAAAATGGGCGGGCTCTGGAAAGCCGCGAGTATTCGCGGAATGGTGGTCAACGAGAAATATATCGGCGACGCTGTTTTTCAGAAAACCTATACCGACTCGAATTTCAACCACCGCCGCAACGACGGAGAAAAAGAGAAATATCTGCTTCGGGGCCATCACGAACCGATTGTCAGCCGAGAGGACTTTGAAGCCGTGCAGGCCGTTATTGCACAGCACCGCAGAGAAAAGGGCATACACCCGAAGCAGACAAAGTATCTGAACCGGTACCCGTTTTCGGGGAAAATTGTCTGTGGCCACTGCGGCGGCACGTTTAAGCGCCGTACTCACGCATACGGGCGGCACAAAATCGCATGGTGCTGCGGTACCCATATCCAGGACATTAAAAAATGCCCGGTGAAATACATCCCTCAGTCTGCCCTCGAATGCGCCTTTGTCACGATGATGAACAAGCTCATTTTCGCCAATCAGGCCGTTCTCAAGCCCCTGCTGTTCAGTCTGCGCGGGGTGAACGCCGATGACGGCATGGAGCGTATCGGAAAGCTCGAAAAAAGTCTGGAGGAAAACCGGCGTCAGCAGGAAATGCTGGTCAGCCTGTTGAGCAAAGGGTATCTGGAACCCGCCGTCTACAAGAAGAGCAATAACGAGCTGCTTCGGGAAGCCGAGCGGATTCAGCATCAAAAGGATTCCATTTCCCGTCTTTTGAACTGTGACAGTCAATATCTGACGGAGGTCAGCGAGCTTCTGCAGTACTGTACGAAGGCAAAAATGTTGCGGGAGTTTGACGGAGAACTGTTCTCCCGTTTTGTGGAGCGGATTCACGTGTATGAGCGCGAGAAAATCGGCTTTGAAATGAAATGCGGCGTAACGCTGAAAGAAAGGCTGGTGATTTGA